A portion of the Tachysurus fulvidraco isolate hzauxx_2018 chromosome 8, HZAU_PFXX_2.0, whole genome shotgun sequence genome contains these proteins:
- the zgc:112285 gene encoding elastase-1, with product MMAQRSFLLHLVVLVLLGLTLETEAFNPSRLQQHKILHLDWPKDCGLAHFKPHTTERIVSGNEANPHSWPWQVSLQVRPRGSKYYVHVCGGTLIHKNWVLTAAHCFQKGKAEDAGNWRIVLGKHRLKKSEAAERIFPVKRIYRHENFRYPLHSELDYDIALVKAGTDILPSNFIRYACLPRKQTNLKPGHYCWVTGWGDTRGGKDNVSLAESLNQARLPVIDHKTCRQKKFWGDRVRESMICAGFRDTEGPPAACQGDSGGPLMCQVGEDRWEVRGIVSFGPIGCTVENKPSVFTRTLVYIPWIEATRIRDFFFH from the exons ATGATGGCACAAAGGAGCTTTTTGCTACATCTTGTGGTTCTGGTTTTGCTGGGTCTTACGCTGGAGACAGAAGCCTTCAACCCCAGCCGTCTCCAACAGCACAAAATCCTCCACCTGG ACTGGCCCAAAGATTGTGGCCTAGCTCACTTCAAACCACACACCACAGAACGCATTGTATCAGGCAATGAGGCCAATCCTCACTCATGGCCATGGCAGGTCTCACTGCAG GTTCGTCCCAGAGGCAGCAAATACTACGTCCATGTGTGCGGTGGAACCCTGATCCACAAAAACTGGGTGCTCACTGCAGCCCACTGCTTCCAGAA GGGTAAAGCTGAAGATGCAGGTAACTGGCGTATTGTTTTGGGGAAGCACCGGCTGAAGAAATCCGAAGCAGCCGAGCGTATTTTCCCTGTGAAGAGAATCTACAGACATGAGAATTTTCGTTACCCTCTGCACAGTGAACTGGACTACGACATAGCTTTGGTTAAAGCAGGCACAGACATTCTACCCAGTAACTTTATCCGCTACGCCTGCCTGCCGCGCAAGCAGACCAACTTAAAACCTGGCCATTACTGCTGGGTGACCGGTTGGGGGGACACACGAG GTGGGAAAGATAACGTGTCACTGGCCGAGTCATTGAACCAAGCCCGTCTGCCTGTCATCGACCACAAAACATGCCGGCAGAAGAAGTTTTGGGGAGATCGTGTGAGGGAGTCCATGATCTGTGCTGGAttcagagacacagagggacCTCCTGCTGCCTGCCAG GGAGATTCCGGTGGTCCTCTAATGTGTCAGGTGGGTGAGGATCGTTGGGAAGTGCGTGGCATAGTAAGCTTCGGCCCCATCGGCTGCACGGTGGAAAATAAGCCCAGCGTCTTTACTCGCACTCTTGTTTACATCCCCTGGATTGAGGCTACTCGCATCAGGGACTTCTTTTTCCACTGA
- the LOC113638937 gene encoding uncharacterized protein LOC113638937, whose protein sequence is MTQEKHSEPGLYLPSNHLGFARSEMELDHEHPIISLSKSFSDMASGHTQRVDLARYRQHLRKSVSNAGYPQRPVVRGRSVTGMPSSLELEKCSIAIGGVDTRPETVFCCGQATQPWNISEDSQQAYAAERCAPCSPSMNRIGCLEGRESCCQCYEEENLKASNKVVYGRLSPALGTRLHIRNTHSPAHQGMGDEHCTQSPFKGERQHLPACRSVCVNNALNAGPFKKTCHVVPCHGHLLPLPACTGSPCLPERSLLHSPWHGFPPLVSSVSETRLNSQAAGHCYGPETHGTNISTFRQQQNRQSGIVHRTVRDACNMTSQKNFREVGVQTMSTDSLISPLSNAFPEISITTHPCSNTSPDGDDVETRISVKEVEWDAEGMTWEVYGAAVDPEELGLAIQRHLELQIKETAAAAAAEKKTSAENTCPSMQQNNRQRKNENMVRLLCGPACFSQSTAVED, encoded by the coding sequence ATGACACAGGAAAAACACTCTGAACCTGGACTCTACCTCCCTAGCAACCATCTTGGTTTTGCCCGATCAGAGATGGAGCTTGATCATGAGCACCCAATTATCTCCTTATCTAAGAGTTTCTCAGACATGGCCAGTGGTCATACTCAGCGAGTCGATCTAGCCAGGTACCGGCAACATCTCCGCAAATCTGTCAGCAATGCGGGCTACCCTCAGAGACCAGTCGTTAGGGGAAGATCTGTCACAGGCATGCCTTCATCTTTGGAGCTTGAGAAATGTAGCATAGCTATAGGTGGTGTTGATACCAGACCAGAGACTGTTTTCTGTTGTGGGCAAGCTACACAGCCCTGGAACATCAGTGAGGACTCACAGCAGGCATACGCTGCCGAAAGGTGTGCGCCATGTTCCCCTTCCATGAACAGGATAGGCTGTCTAGAGGGTAGGGAGTCATGTTGCCAATGTTATGAAGAGGAAAACTTGAAAGCCAGTAACAAAGTGGTTTATGGGAGGTTGTCTCCTGCTCTAGGCACCAGGCTCCATATTAGGAATACACACAGCCCTGCACATCAAGGGATGGGTGATGAACATTGTACACAGAGTCCTTTTAAAGGTGAGAGGCAGCATTTACCAGCATGCAGGTCTGTATGTGTTAATAATGCACTGAATGCTGGTCCCTTCAAAAAAACTTGTCATGTTGTGCCCTGTCATGGACATTTATTACCTTTACCAGCCTGTACAGGAAGTCCTTGTTTACCCGAAAGGTCACTACTCCATTCACCTTGGCATGGTTTTCCACCCCTGGTGTCATCTGTCAGTGAGACGAGACTAAACAGTCAGGCTGCAGGTCACTGCTATGGACCTGAAACACATGGGACGAACATTTCTACCTtcagacaacaacaaaatagaCAGTCTGGGATTGTCCATCGGACAGTAAGAGATGCCTGCAACATGACATCTCAAAAGAACTTTAGAGAAGTTGGTGTGCAAACCATGTCTACAGATTCCCTTATTTCTCCTCTCTCTAATGCTTTCCCTGAGATCAGTATAACAACTCATCCATGTTCAAACACAAGTCCAGATGGAGATGATGTGGAGACCAGgatctcagtaaaggaggtggaATGGGATGCAGAGGGAATGACATGGGAGGTCTATGGGGCAGCTGTAGACCCAGAGGAGCTTGGCCTGGCCATCCAGCGTCATCTAGAGCTTCAGATCAAAGAAACagcagctgctgctgctgctgagaaGAAAACATCTGCAGAGAATACTTGTCCCTCAATGCAACAAAACAACCgacaaagaaagaatgaaaatatGGTACGATTATTGTGTGGTCCAGCATGCTTttctcagtccactgctgtcgAAGACTGA
- the syt15 gene encoding synaptotagmin-15, with product MADHMVALATGLSAVLLFLVLIGLTAYLLWKKRQDQRQDRLISTNPVIPACTPVLQTSQRSTYGLGELSFFLPPSFKSSSHASAPEGQEEQEQWEQLPHLHSQRGSLTIGSWFPLGSLRPDLYQLPEEPSEWAQPSGSTVRLCFAVQYQQEQEQLVVSLLQAANMPAHYQSNATLVNLQLLPSEDRHHRQAKARCKGCQPQFNDTFVFQVSNNVDQFTLRMSLYTVDRLKKHHLVGHVLFPLKHSELREAVGKVLWRDLETESDLPLSKHGNIQVSLNYSQSLQRLTVVVLRARGLQCPSNADVSVQVSLQIHTQVVKTKWTALTRGTNPTFNEKLTFRLLPVQLDAACLSLEVQHVAREEPAEVPSIRTKTPISLGLVVIGPFMYARGRELEHWNEMISKSQELVKQWHGLGAANNTSRPM from the exons ATGGCTG ATCACATGGTCGCACTAGCCACAGGTCTATCCGCCGTACTACTCTTTCTTGTGCTGATTGGCCTGACAGCATATCTCTTATGGAAAAAAAGGCAGGACCAGAGGCAGGACAGACTCATCAGCACTAACCCAGTCATTCCTGCATGCACGCCAGTGCTCCAAACATCACAACGTAGCACCTATGG TTTGGGTGAACTTTCCTTCTTTCTGCCACCGAGTTTCAAGAGTTCATCCCATGCCTCGGCGCCTGAAGGGCAGGAGGAACAGGAGCAATGGGAACAGCTTCCACATCTGCATAGTCAGCGTGGTTCTCTAACTATAGGCA GCTGGTTCCCACTGGGCAGCCTGAGGCCAGATCTGTACCAGCTTCCCGAAGAGCCAAGCGAATGGGCACAGCCCAGTGGCTCCACCGTTCGCCTGTGTTTTGCTGTGCAGTATCAGCAGGAACAAGAGCAGCTGGTAGTCTCCCTGCTCCAAGCTGCAAACATGCCTGCCCACTACCAAAGCAATGCCACACTGGTGAATCTACAGCTCCTGCCATCTGAAGATCGACACCATCGTCAGGCCAAGGCCCGGTGCAAAGGCTGCCAACCACAGTTCAATGACACCTTTGTGTTTCAG GTGTCTAATAATGTGGACCAGTTCACTCTACGCATGAGTTTGTACACCGTGGACAGACTGAAGAAACACCACCTGGTTGGCCATGTTCTGTTCCCTCTCAAACACTCTGAACTGCGTGAGGCAGTGGGCAAAGTCCTGTGGAGAGACCTTGAGACCGAGAGCGATCTG CCACTTTCAAAGCATGGCAATATCCAAGTGTCTTTGAACTACAGTCAGTCTCTACAGCGCCTCACTGTGGTTGTGCTTAGAGCCCGAGGACTCCAATGTCCCAGCAATGCTG ATGTCTCTGTCCAGGTTTCTCTGCAGATACACACTCAGGTAGTGAAAACAAAGTGGACAGCACTAACCAGAGGCACCAACCCCACTTTTAATGAGAAGCTGACATTCAGGCTTCTCCCTGTGCAGCTAGATGCAGCTTGTCTGAGCCTGGAAGTCCAGCATGTAGCACGTGAAGAACCTGCTGAAGTGCCAAGCATCAGAACCAAGACACCTA TATCCCTTGGACTTGTGGTCATTGGACCATTTATGTATGCCCGAGGCAGAGAGCTGGAGCATTGGAATGAGATGATCAGTAAATCACAGGAGCTGGTCAAGCAGTGGCATGGACTGGGAGCAGCTAACAACACTTCTAGACCAATGTGA
- the si:dkey-21e13.3 gene encoding uncharacterized protein si:dkey-21e13.3 gives MDSLSAALGAISVTTELVVEEVEPHIETLLTAMGKKKSSIAEQVVESGILPVLAQALRRKSALTVLSARLVAELSREACFRDRCFETGIVSALLTLLLSENQELLLHTSRAIGRICCDSYLQQERLLRLGAVPRLLSVLLQYCENEALLSSCLLAVCNLAGMNEADGSTLVWEKRSSFDEEVHVFHGTSRHSFGFVSAVTVVRINRWSCGQHSVSVEVVQKCSTLLWKEHNRYRSERHSLRFTCLGFLLKFYKVIKCSVRNLTKNRSHLRSAVFHTFL, from the exons ATGG ATTCACTCAGTGCTGCTTTGGGAGCTATCAGTGTCACCACAGAACTGGTTGTAGAAGAAGTTGAACCTCACATTGAAACCCTGCTCACTGCAATGGGAAAAAAGA AGAGCAGCATAGCTGAGCAGGTGGTAGAGAGTGGCATTCTGCCGGTCCTGGCTCAGGCCTTGAGGAGGAAAAGTGCCCTCACTGTACTCTCAGCCAGACTGGTGGCTGAGCTCTCCAGGGAGG CCTGCTTCAGAGACCGCTGCTTTGAAACTGGAATTGTATCTGCACTTCTGACTCTGCTGCTCAGTGAGAACCAGGAGCTACTGCTGCACACTAGCCGAGCCATCGGGAGGATCTGCTGTGACAGCT ATCTGCAGCAGGAAAGGCTGTTGAGGCTCGGAGCTGTCCCCAGACTGCTGTCTGTGCTTTTGCAGTATTGTGAGAATGAGGCTTTGCTGAGCTCCTGTCTGCTGGCTGTATGTAACCTGGCTGGTATGAACGAAGCGGACGGCTCTACACTTGTATGGGAGAAGAGAAGCAGTTTTGACGAGGAGGTTCATGTGTTCCATGGCACCTCTCGGCATTCATTTGGCTTTGTCTCTGCAGTGACAGTGGTTCGGATAAACCGGTGGTCCTGCGGACAGCACTCGGTAAGCGTGGAAGTAGTTCAGAAATGCTCCACACTCTTGTGGAAGGAACACAACAGATATCGGTCTGAACGCCACTCGCTAAGATTCACATGCCTGGGTTTTTTACTTAAATTCTATAAGGTAATAAAGTGCTCTGTGAGGAACCTTACAAAGAACAGGAGTCATTTGAGGTCAGCAGTGTTTCACACTTTCTTGTGA
- the si:ch73-127m5.2 gene encoding uncharacterized protein si:ch73-127m5.2 codes for MDPSSGMHMPAGPPNSEVVHVTVGNPIINMYQAPPQAPNIAQIIAQQVIPQDVTCQTVPHTISSQVQIATQVQASMHGHGQGRGQSQSHGQSQMQSQNHGQSQSHVQSQSHGQSQSHVQSQSHGQSQSHVQSQSHGQSQSHVQSQSHGQSQSHVQSQSHGQSQSHMQPQNHGQSQSHMQPQNHGQSQSHMQSQNHGPPQVHVPQGSSQSESVAASQDGARSSLQVPFAEVASLLDPNMKSSKARKYQIYYEEVKRRLEPPEKMSLRSLAAYTRVSRGPASKKTLLESLNVFGLSPSTNTAVSSTFSKLTEGDTAALCKDMKDFALQYVDYENMAKQLLPETNQVQHWSKIIETRNYLEEMRKVFKDPINSRLFSNVTHGLGNGVMDVALDIIDTVIDRQIRILSGNTDPKPEPPLRRIRKRTRKPKAAVEDGKPKEKAKRGRKKGKQMRLDTADPQVPQSTDIESSVLTLVSVGYETISSGLSTTSTL; via the exons ATGGATCCATCTTCTGGAATGCACATGCCTGCTGGTCCGCCAAACAGTGAGGTGGTTCATGTGACTGTTGGGAATCCTATCATAAACATGTATCAGGCTCCTCCACAGGCCCCCAATATTGCACAGATTATTGCACAACAAGTTATACCGCAAGATGTCACATGTCAAACTGTACCACATACAATTTCTTCACAAGTTCAGATAGCAACACAAGTTCAGGCTTCTATGCACGGTCATGGTCAAGGACGGGGTCAGTCTCAAAGCCATGGCCAGTCGCAGATGCAATCTCAAAACCATGGCCAGTCGCAGAGTCATGTACAATCTCAAAGCCATGGCCAGTCGCAGAGTCATGTACAATCTCAAAGCCATGGCCAGTCGCAGAGTCATGTACAATCTCAAAGCCATGGCCAGTCGCAGAGTCATGTGCAATCTCAAAGCCACGGCCAGTCGCAGAGTCATGTACAATCTCAAAGCCATGGCCAGTCGCAGAGTCACATGCAGCCTCAGAATCATGGACAATCACAAAGTCACATGCAGCCTCAGAATCATGGACAATCACAAAGTCACATGCAGTCTCAAAACCATGGGCCACCACAAGTCCATGTTCCACAAGGCTCATCACAAAGCGAGAGTGTTGCAGCATCTCAGGATGGTGCCAGATCATCACTACAGGTCCCCTTTGCAGAGGTCGCTTCTCTGCTCGATCCAAACATGAAGAGTTCAAAAGCCAGAAAGTACCAAATCTATTATGAGGAAGTAAAACGGAGGTTGGAGCCCCCTGAGAAGATGTCACTTAGATCTCTGGCTGCCTACACTAGAGTGAGTAGGGGTCCAGCCAGTAAAAAAACCCTCCTGGAATCACTGAATGTGTTTGGTTTGTCACCAAGCACCAACACAGCAGTATCTAGTACTTTCTCCAAACTCACCGAGG GTGACACCGCAGCACTGTGTAAAGATATGAAGGACTTTGCCTTACAGTATGTGGATTATGAAAATATGGCAAAACAGTTACTGCCAGAAACGAACCAGGTTCAGCACTGGTCAAAAATTATTGAGACAAG GAATTATCTGGAAGAGATGCGGAAGGTTTTCAAAGACCCTATTAACAGCCGCCTGTTCTCCAACGTCACACACGGCCTCGGAAATGGAGTGATGGATGTTGCGCTTGACATCATCGATACCGTCATTGACCGGCAGATCCGTATCCTCTCGGGGAACACCGATCCCAAACCCGAGCCACCTCTCAGGAGGATCCGAAAACGCACACGCAAACCCAAGGCTGCCGTGGAGGACGGCAAACCCAAAGAGAAAGCCAAAAGAGGCAGGAAGAAAGGCAAACAGATGCGATTGGACACTGCTGACCCACAGGTCCCACAGTCTACAGACATTGAGAGTAGTGTACTGACTCTGGTGTCTGTGGGATATGAGACCATATCGAGTGGCCTCAGTACCACCAGCACTTTATAG